A single Endozoicomonas sp. NE40 DNA region contains:
- the lon gene encoding endopeptidase La, with product MDNNDTVHLSEPFDLPLLPLRDVVVYPHMVIPLFVGREKSILALDEAMSKGKKILLVAQKNAQVDDPSESELFSVGTVASILQLLKLPDGTVKVLVEGEKRVYVDDLYDTDGYVMASIQMATTPYVSEREGEILVRSLMSQFEQYVQLSKKVPNEVLTSLSGIDEPSKLVDTIAAHMPMKIEDKQKVLEIEDLGDRLEYLIGIMQGEMDFMQVEKKIRGRVKKQMERSQREYYLNEQMKAIQKELGDMDEAPNELDELKEKIESAGMPAEAKEKTLAELNKLKMMSPMSAEATVVRGYIDWMISVPWKKRSKVRHDMKRAQDILENEHFGLEEVKERILEYLAVQKRVRKIKGPVLCLVGPPGVGKTSLGESIARATNRKFVRMALGGVRDEAEIRGHRRTYIGSMPGKLIQKMSKAEVRNPLFLLDEIDKMGSDMRGDPSSALLEVLDPEQNNSFNDHYLEVDYDLSDVMFVCTSNSMNIPAPLLDRMEVIRIPGYTEDEKVNIATRYLVPKQIKNSGLKDKELSFEETALRDIIRYYTREAGVRGLEREIAKICRKAVKDAALSVEDRKDVVIPEVLEYFLGVRKFSFGRAEDQDQVGQVTGLAWTQVGGELLTIESMAVPGKGQITKTGSLGDVMQESIQAALTVVRSRARALGIDADFHQKNDLHIHVPEGATPKDGPSAGIGMCTALVSVLTGIPVKAEVAMTGEITLRGQVLAIGGLKEKLLAAHRGGIKKVVIPEENRRDLKEIPDNIKEALEIIPVQWIDQVLEVALQYTPAALPEPSESVKAEIKSEEPDKLIKTH from the coding sequence ATGGATAATAACGATACTGTACACTTGTCAGAACCCTTCGATCTGCCGTTGTTGCCATTGCGGGATGTCGTTGTCTACCCGCACATGGTTATTCCTTTATTTGTAGGGCGTGAAAAATCCATTCTGGCTCTCGATGAGGCAATGTCGAAGGGCAAGAAAATACTTCTGGTGGCCCAGAAAAATGCTCAGGTCGATGACCCGTCAGAATCAGAGCTGTTTTCCGTGGGTACCGTTGCCAGCATTCTCCAGTTACTGAAACTGCCGGATGGCACCGTCAAGGTACTGGTTGAAGGTGAAAAACGAGTTTATGTTGATGATCTGTATGACACCGACGGCTATGTGATGGCCTCCATACAGATGGCGACTACGCCTTATGTCAGTGAGCGGGAAGGTGAAATTCTGGTCCGTTCCCTGATGTCTCAGTTTGAGCAGTATGTTCAGCTCAGCAAAAAAGTCCCCAATGAAGTCCTGACCTCCCTGTCAGGTATTGATGAGCCGTCCAAGCTGGTGGATACCATTGCTGCTCACATGCCCATGAAGATCGAAGACAAGCAGAAAGTGCTGGAAATCGAAGACCTGGGTGATCGCCTTGAATATCTGATTGGTATCATGCAGGGCGAAATGGACTTTATGCAGGTCGAGAAAAAAATCCGTGGCCGCGTAAAAAAACAGATGGAACGCAGCCAGCGTGAGTACTATCTCAACGAACAGATGAAGGCTATTCAGAAAGAGCTGGGCGATATGGACGAAGCGCCCAATGAGCTGGATGAGCTGAAAGAGAAAATCGAATCGGCTGGTATGCCGGCAGAAGCTAAAGAAAAGACTCTGGCCGAACTCAACAAGCTGAAGATGATGTCACCGATGTCCGCCGAGGCAACGGTGGTGCGTGGCTATATCGACTGGATGATCTCTGTACCCTGGAAAAAGCGCAGCAAGGTTCGTCACGATATGAAGCGCGCCCAGGATATCCTTGAAAATGAACACTTTGGCCTGGAAGAGGTGAAAGAACGAATTCTGGAATACCTTGCTGTCCAGAAACGTGTCAGGAAGATCAAGGGTCCGGTCCTGTGTCTGGTAGGTCCTCCGGGTGTGGGTAAAACCTCTCTCGGTGAGTCCATCGCCAGAGCGACCAACCGCAAGTTTGTACGCATGGCGCTGGGTGGTGTTCGGGATGAGGCGGAAATACGCGGTCATCGTCGTACTTACATTGGTTCCATGCCTGGCAAGCTGATCCAGAAAATGTCCAAGGCGGAAGTGCGTAACCCGCTGTTCCTGCTGGACGAGATCGACAAGATGGGTTCCGATATGCGTGGCGATCCCTCTTCCGCCCTGCTGGAAGTGCTGGACCCGGAGCAGAACAACTCGTTCAACGATCATTATCTGGAAGTGGACTACGACCTCTCTGACGTGATGTTTGTCTGTACCTCCAACTCTATGAATATTCCGGCGCCACTGCTGGATCGTATGGAAGTCATTCGCATACCGGGTTACACCGAAGACGAAAAGGTGAATATCGCCACTCGTTATCTGGTACCCAAGCAAATCAAAAACAGCGGCCTGAAGGACAAGGAGCTGTCCTTTGAAGAAACCGCACTGCGTGACATTATTCGTTACTACACCCGTGAAGCGGGTGTGCGTGGCCTGGAGCGGGAGATTGCCAAGATCTGTCGCAAGGCTGTGAAAGATGCCGCCCTGTCGGTTGAAGACCGTAAAGATGTAGTAATACCGGAAGTCCTTGAATATTTCCTGGGTGTGCGCAAGTTCAGTTTCGGGCGTGCAGAAGACCAGGATCAGGTAGGGCAGGTAACCGGACTGGCCTGGACCCAGGTCGGTGGTGAGCTGTTGACCATTGAGTCCATGGCAGTGCCGGGCAAAGGGCAAATTACCAAGACCGGCTCTCTGGGTGATGTGATGCAGGAATCCATTCAGGCAGCGCTGACCGTCGTCAGAAGTCGTGCCAGGGCGCTGGGGATTGATGCGGACTTCCATCAGAAGAACGATCTTCATATCCATGTGCCGGAAGGGGCGACGCCGAAGGATGGCCCAAGTGCCGGTATTGGCATGTGTACCGCACTGGTGTCTGTGTTGACCGGTATTCCGGTTAAGGCCGAAGTGGCCATGACTGGCGAAATCACCCTGCGCGGACAGGTGCTGGCCATCGGTGGTCTGAAGGAGAAACTGCTGGCGGCTCACCGGGGTGGCATTAAAAAAGTGGTCATTCCTGAAGAAAACCGCAGAGATCTTAAGGAAATTCCTGACAACATCAAGGAAGCGCTTGAGATCATTCCTGTGCAATGGATTGATCAGGTGCTGGAAGTGGCGCTGCAATACACGCCAGCGGCCCTGCCAGAGCCATCTGAGTCAGTAAAAGCCGAAATTAAATCCGAAGAACCTGACAAACTGATCAAAACCCATTGA
- a CDS encoding HU family DNA-binding protein: MNKSELIDSIAASADIPKAQAGRALDAMINTVTDALKNGEQVVLVGFGTFAVKDRAARTGRNPQTGEPIEIAAAKIPSFKAGKALKDAVNV; the protein is encoded by the coding sequence GTGAACAAGTCCGAGCTGATTGATTCCATCGCGGCATCTGCAGACATCCCAAAGGCGCAGGCTGGACGTGCGCTGGACGCTATGATCAACACGGTTACCGATGCTCTGAAAAACGGTGAGCAGGTTGTTCTGGTTGGTTTTGGTACTTTCGCTGTCAAGGATCGTGCGGCCCGTACTGGTCGTAACCCTCAGACTGGCGAGCCTATCGAAATCGCTGCTGCCAAAATCCCTAGCTTCAAGGCTGGTAAGGCTCTCAAGGACGCGGTTAACGTTTAA
- a CDS encoding SurA N-terminal domain-containing protein, translated as MLQTMREKSKSWVTFVVVGVIAFMMAITGLETLAPNPNNSDVAKVNGEEISRFQLSQSVDQQRRAMIQQMGERFDPSLVDDKLLQNNVLDSLIERALLLQAARSGKMDVSDVSLDQLILSIPEFQQDGQFNQDRFQMVLRSVGMTPLQFRSVLREDILMNQMQSGIAGSEFVTAAEIRQLNSLERQTRDIAWLTLEADKVRDSIQPSEEEIVAYYETHSERFMTEEQVVIQYVEMKKADLKSDIEISDQELRDEYHRYTDQLKETSRDKQQVSTILIETGDKRDLAAAEERAAEIEARLAAGESFAELAKTYSDDPITADKGGNMGMVEEGFFGIAFDDAISRLEIDEVSEPVETEFGLQILTVTAREKATLPSFDEVKAQLLSDLQAQEVNVLFLDQSRLLADISFEASDLTQPAEQMGLEIKVSEPFGRQGGTDEITSNPRVIAEAFDEEVLDLGANSELIEISPEEVLVLRVKDHRQPEQKPLEQVRDSIVQSLKAEKTRDQLQEQAEQLIVQLQEGVDSKKVATDAGLEWSGSDKAARNQPGVARQLLTTAFKMPHPAEGEQVFDRTELPGGDIVVIALSQVHAGEAAIDDVAQARMMASYIAAGNGRVLFDQYVRSLKDDAKIKIYDEDE; from the coding sequence ATGCTCCAAACAATGAGGGAAAAGTCGAAAAGCTGGGTAACCTTTGTGGTTGTCGGCGTGATCGCTTTTATGATGGCCATTACCGGCCTCGAAACACTGGCACCTAATCCTAACAACAGTGATGTTGCCAAAGTTAACGGCGAGGAAATCAGCCGCTTTCAGCTGAGCCAGTCAGTTGACCAGCAGCGTCGCGCCATGATCCAGCAGATGGGAGAGCGTTTTGATCCATCTCTGGTTGACGACAAACTGCTGCAGAACAATGTTCTGGACAGCCTGATCGAGCGTGCCTTGCTCCTGCAAGCTGCCAGGTCCGGGAAAATGGACGTCAGCGATGTCAGCCTGGATCAGTTGATTCTTTCTATTCCAGAATTCCAGCAGGACGGCCAGTTTAATCAGGACCGTTTCCAGATGGTCCTGCGCAGTGTTGGTATGACCCCCCTGCAGTTTCGTTCAGTGCTGCGTGAAGACATTCTCATGAACCAGATGCAATCCGGTATTGCCGGCAGTGAGTTTGTGACAGCAGCTGAAATCAGACAGCTTAACAGCCTGGAGCGCCAGACCCGTGATATCGCCTGGCTGACCCTCGAAGCTGACAAGGTTCGTGACAGCATCCAGCCTTCTGAAGAAGAGATTGTCGCCTACTACGAAACCCACTCTGAACGTTTTATGACCGAAGAGCAGGTCGTCATTCAGTACGTAGAGATGAAAAAGGCAGACCTGAAGAGCGATATCGAAATCAGCGACCAGGAACTGCGTGATGAATATCATCGTTACACCGATCAGCTGAAAGAAACCAGCCGTGATAAACAGCAGGTGTCGACCATTTTGATCGAAACCGGTGATAAGCGTGATCTGGCTGCGGCTGAAGAACGTGCGGCAGAAATCGAAGCCAGGCTGGCAGCCGGAGAGTCCTTTGCTGAACTGGCAAAGACATACTCTGATGATCCGATTACTGCTGATAAAGGCGGTAATATGGGTATGGTTGAAGAGGGTTTCTTTGGTATTGCCTTTGACGACGCTATCAGCAGACTGGAGATCGATGAGGTGTCTGAACCGGTTGAAACCGAGTTTGGCCTGCAGATCCTGACAGTCACTGCCCGTGAAAAAGCGACTCTGCCATCCTTTGACGAAGTGAAAGCACAGCTGTTGAGTGACCTGCAAGCTCAGGAAGTCAACGTTCTGTTCCTGGATCAGAGCCGTCTGCTGGCAGATATCAGTTTTGAAGCGTCTGACCTGACTCAGCCTGCTGAACAGATGGGCCTGGAAATCAAGGTGTCTGAGCCGTTCGGTCGCCAGGGTGGTACGGATGAAATCACTTCCAATCCCCGTGTGATTGCAGAAGCCTTTGACGAGGAAGTACTGGATCTGGGTGCAAACAGTGAACTGATTGAAATCAGCCCGGAAGAGGTGCTGGTTCTGCGTGTGAAAGATCACAGACAGCCTGAACAGAAGCCGCTGGAACAGGTGCGTGACAGCATCGTTCAGTCCCTGAAGGCTGAGAAGACGCGTGACCAGCTGCAGGAGCAGGCTGAGCAATTGATCGTTCAGTTGCAGGAAGGGGTTGACAGTAAGAAAGTGGCAACAGATGCCGGGCTGGAATGGTCCGGGTCAGACAAGGCTGCCCGCAATCAGCCGGGTGTTGCCCGTCAGCTGTTGACGACCGCTTTCAAAATGCCGCATCCGGCTGAAGGCGAGCAGGTTTTTGATCGCACAGAGCTGCCTGGTGGTGATATTGTTGTGATTGCCCTGAGTCAGGTTCATGCAGGTGAAGCTGCGATTGACGATGTCGCCCAGGCTCGTATGATGGCCAGCTACATCGCTGCCGGTAATGGCCGGGTGCTGTTTGACCAGTATGTGCGCAGTCTGAAAGACGACGCCAAAATTAAAATCTATGACGAAGATGAGTGA
- a CDS encoding class I SAM-dependent methyltransferase: MIDSMYTRHAEDYAQAIRDNVYNGLLERPSMLSMLPELQDKKILDLGCGPGAYCRHFIEQGAIVRATDRSAEMVELVQREFGEKVSAYQHDLAHGLKEESSQSIDLIVCPLTIHYLNDLMPLFSDVRRVLKDDGSFFFSTHHPMVDFSASPSGNYFKKELITEEWDTIGKPVEVQFFRRSLTELFRSVSEAGLYVARLEEGKPAEAMKDRHPDDFAWLSTHPNFIFFECKKLD, from the coding sequence ATGATTGACTCTATGTACACCCGGCATGCTGAGGACTATGCACAGGCCATCCGGGATAATGTCTATAACGGATTACTTGAACGTCCTTCTATGCTGTCCATGCTGCCAGAGCTTCAGGACAAGAAGATTCTCGACCTGGGTTGCGGTCCCGGAGCCTATTGCAGACACTTTATTGAACAGGGTGCCATTGTTCGTGCCACTGACCGGTCTGCTGAAATGGTGGAGCTGGTTCAACGAGAGTTTGGGGAAAAGGTTTCCGCTTACCAGCACGATCTGGCACATGGACTGAAAGAAGAAAGCAGCCAGAGCATCGACCTCATTGTCTGCCCATTGACGATTCACTACCTTAACGACCTGATGCCGTTGTTTTCAGACGTTCGCAGAGTGTTAAAGGACGATGGTTCTTTTTTCTTTTCAACCCATCATCCTATGGTGGATTTCAGCGCGTCACCATCCGGAAATTATTTCAAAAAGGAACTGATTACTGAAGAGTGGGACACCATTGGCAAACCTGTTGAAGTTCAGTTTTTCCGGCGCTCGCTGACAGAGCTGTTCCGGTCTGTCAGTGAAGCCGGCCTCTACGTTGCTCGTCTGGAAGAAGGCAAACCGGCAGAGGCCATGAAAGATCGCCATCCAGACGATTTTGCCTGGCTCTCCACACATCCGAACTTTATTTTCTTTGAATGTAAAAAGCTCGATTGA
- a CDS encoding Lrp/AsnC family transcriptional regulator, which produces MAEQLDSYDLRLLDTLQTEATRSLAEVAEKVRLSASQCSRRINRLKEQGYIRSQVTLLNPQALGLDVEAFITIQLEKHDEQTTRHFNNAVNTLDAILECHAITGDGDYLLRVIAPNRQALTDFLMNELMTLPGVCQVKTALALSSIKSSTRLPIA; this is translated from the coding sequence ATGGCTGAACAGCTCGATTCATACGACTTGCGACTTCTGGATACACTACAGACCGAAGCAACCCGTTCGCTGGCAGAAGTCGCTGAAAAGGTCAGACTGTCAGCATCCCAGTGCTCACGGCGGATCAACAGGCTGAAGGAACAGGGTTATATCCGCAGCCAGGTCACACTGTTGAATCCACAGGCCCTGGGGCTGGATGTTGAAGCTTTTATTACTATCCAGCTGGAAAAACACGATGAACAGACCACCCGGCACTTCAATAACGCTGTAAATACCCTTGATGCCATTCTTGAATGTCATGCCATCACCGGTGATGGTGACTACCTGCTGCGAGTGATAGCCCCAAACCGTCAGGCACTGACGGACTTTCTTATGAACGAGCTGATGACTTTGCCCGGTGTCTGTCAGGTTAAAACGGCACTGGCCCTGTCTTCGATAAAATCATCAACCCGCCTGCCTATCGCCTGA
- the hppD gene encoding 4-hydroxyphenylpyruvate dioxygenase: MKETNRRQLITDSNPMGTDGFEFVEFASANPQELHQLFRSFGFVSARKHKSKDITLYEQGDIRFLVNGEAASFGRSFYEIHGPCACSFGIRVADADYAFDRALSLGADAGDSELGVNDRKVPCIKGIGQSLLYLVDRYGEDGSIFDDEFETLPASAAADKDGVGLEVLDHLTHNVAMGDMDKWAGFYERLFNFKEIRYFDIEGKLTGLRSRAMTSPCGKVKIPINESSDDKSQIAEYLEQYNGEGIQHIALTARNIFETVDRMRELGTGFMPSPPDTYYEMLSERLPWHDEDESALQKRGILLDGGQTNASGDGLLLQIFTKTVIGPIFFEIIQRKGDEGFGEGNFKALFESIERDQIRRGVLKDE; this comes from the coding sequence ATGAAGGAAACGAATCGAAGGCAGTTAATTACTGACAGTAATCCGATGGGTACCGACGGCTTTGAGTTTGTCGAATTTGCTTCAGCCAATCCGCAGGAGCTTCATCAGCTTTTCCGTAGTTTTGGTTTTGTGTCAGCCAGAAAGCATAAATCCAAAGACATTACTCTCTACGAACAGGGAGACATCCGGTTTCTGGTCAATGGAGAGGCGGCTTCATTTGGCCGGTCGTTTTATGAAATTCATGGCCCCTGTGCCTGTTCCTTTGGTATCAGGGTCGCTGATGCCGATTACGCCTTTGATCGTGCGCTGTCTCTGGGGGCCGACGCCGGTGATTCTGAACTTGGCGTTAATGACCGAAAGGTCCCCTGTATTAAAGGCATTGGTCAGAGCCTGCTCTACCTTGTTGACCGCTATGGCGAAGACGGCTCCATTTTTGACGATGAATTTGAAACGTTACCGGCATCAGCGGCTGCGGATAAAGACGGCGTCGGTCTGGAAGTGCTGGACCATCTGACCCACAACGTTGCCATGGGTGATATGGACAAATGGGCAGGCTTTTATGAGCGCCTGTTTAACTTTAAGGAAATTCGCTACTTTGATATCGAAGGCAAACTGACAGGCCTGAGGTCCAGGGCAATGACCAGTCCCTGCGGCAAAGTAAAAATTCCTATCAATGAATCTTCTGATGACAAAAGCCAGATTGCCGAGTATCTGGAACAGTACAATGGAGAGGGCATTCAGCATATCGCCCTGACCGCTCGGAATATCTTCGAAACCGTTGATCGTATGCGCGAGCTGGGAACCGGGTTTATGCCGTCACCTCCAGATACCTATTATGAAATGTTGTCTGAACGGTTGCCCTGGCACGATGAAGATGAAAGTGCATTGCAGAAGAGGGGGATTTTGTTGGATGGTGGGCAGACCAATGCTTCCGGAGATGGCCTGCTGTTGCAGATTTTTACCAAGACGGTAATTGGTCCGATCTTTTTTGAGATTATCCAGCGCAAAGGGGATGAAGGCTTTGGTGAAGGTAACTTCAAGGCTCTGTTTGAGAGTATTGAGCGAGACCAGATTCGCCGCGGAGTTCTCAAGGATGAGTAA
- the phhA gene encoding phenylalanine 4-monooxygenase: protein MKSSKYTARKPDEQGFIHYPDEEHETWSILYNRQIKILPDRACDEFISGLELLGLSPDNIPQLPDVSRILAKETGWGVARVPALISFDRFFQLLADKQFPVATFIRTRDELDYLEEPDIFHEIFGHCPLLTNPAFASLTETFGKVGLGASKEERVYLARLYWFTVEFGLLETSQGKRIYGGGILSSYKETRSCLGSKPTHQPFGVNRALRTPYRIDIVQPVYFVINALADLQVLGESDLLSLVREAMKQPMYDPLFPPST from the coding sequence ATGAAATCATCAAAATACACGGCTAGAAAACCGGATGAACAGGGTTTTATCCATTATCCGGATGAAGAGCATGAAACCTGGAGCATTCTTTACAATCGACAGATAAAGATTCTCCCGGATCGTGCCTGCGATGAGTTTATTTCCGGTCTGGAACTGCTGGGGCTGTCGCCGGATAATATTCCTCAACTGCCGGATGTTTCCAGGATTCTGGCAAAAGAGACCGGATGGGGCGTTGCCCGGGTTCCGGCGCTGATCTCATTTGACCGTTTCTTTCAGTTACTGGCAGATAAGCAGTTTCCGGTTGCGACGTTTATTCGAACCCGCGATGAGCTGGATTACCTGGAAGAGCCGGATATTTTCCATGAGATATTCGGTCACTGCCCGTTGCTGACCAATCCGGCCTTTGCTTCCCTGACCGAGACCTTTGGCAAGGTGGGGCTGGGAGCCAGTAAGGAAGAACGGGTTTATCTGGCCAGACTGTACTGGTTTACAGTGGAATTCGGATTGCTTGAAACCAGCCAGGGAAAACGCATCTATGGCGGGGGAATTCTTTCCAGCTACAAGGAAACACGGTCCTGCCTTGGCAGCAAACCCACCCATCAACCGTTTGGAGTTAACCGGGCGCTGCGTACGCCGTATCGTATTGATATTGTTCAGCCGGTTTATTTCGTGATTAATGCGCTGGCTGATTTGCAGGTGTTGGGGGAGTCTGACCTGTTGAGTCTGGTCAGGGAAGCCATGAAACAGCCAATGTATGACCCCTTATTCCCACCCTCAACCTGA
- a CDS encoding alpha/beta fold hydrolase, producing the protein MQPRDIEINTGRMVFSGLEWGDPEAKPVLAFHGWMDNAASFTPVAPLLKNIRLIAVDLAGHGRSQHRPADMDYCVWNYVEDIIDIADTLELQSFSLMGHSLGAVVSVMASTVLKERVEHLICIDGLYPWPRKPEDAPRVLADYIEQRRAHRKGKTLNRFKTMEHAVRIRSFGQFPVSRTSSALLVERALYLDGDAWTWRTDPRLTLSSPLRFTPEQAMSFVDALECDTHMFYAEKGVVDSIVGHSTERFPDVHFHAINGTHHFHMDGSTEFVAERINGILS; encoded by the coding sequence ATGCAGCCCAGAGATATTGAGATCAATACAGGGCGAATGGTATTTTCCGGCCTGGAGTGGGGTGATCCGGAGGCAAAACCGGTACTGGCTTTTCACGGTTGGATGGATAATGCCGCCAGTTTTACCCCCGTTGCCCCACTGTTAAAGAATATACGACTGATCGCTGTTGATCTGGCCGGGCATGGACGTTCACAGCATCGTCCGGCGGATATGGATTACTGCGTCTGGAACTATGTTGAAGACATCATTGATATTGCTGATACATTAGAATTGCAGAGCTTCAGTCTGATGGGACATTCGCTGGGTGCTGTGGTTTCTGTTATGGCATCCACCGTTTTAAAGGAACGGGTCGAGCATCTGATCTGTATTGATGGCCTGTATCCCTGGCCTAGAAAACCGGAAGATGCTCCAAGGGTTCTGGCTGACTATATTGAGCAGCGCAGAGCTCACCGTAAAGGTAAAACCCTTAACCGTTTCAAGACCATGGAGCACGCGGTTCGTATCCGTTCTTTTGGGCAGTTCCCGGTCAGCCGGACGTCGTCTGCCTTGCTGGTAGAACGGGCGCTTTATCTGGATGGCGATGCCTGGACCTGGCGAACCGACCCAAGGCTCACGCTGTCTTCACCTTTACGGTTTACGCCGGAACAGGCCATGTCATTTGTTGATGCCCTTGAGTGTGATACCCATATGTTTTATGCCGAAAAAGGAGTGGTTGACTCCATTGTCGGACACAGTACCGAGCGTTTTCCTGATGTGCATTTTCACGCCATAAATGGCACGCATCATTTTCACATGGATGGCTCAACGGAGTTTGTAGCAGAACGAATTAACGGTATCTTGTCATAA
- a CDS encoding pseudouridine-5'-phosphate glycosidase, protein MPEHCLVHPEVAGALASGTPVVALESSLITNGFGAPANLAIAREQEQILRDAGVQPATTAVIRGRIKVGLMDEELEFLASGDASIHKASRRDLAYLQASALSTGTALSGGTTLAASMLIASMCGIRILATGGIGGVHRYAAQSFDISADLVELGRTPVAVVCAGAKSILDIPGTLEYLETMGVPVLGYQTGTVPAFYSSDSGCFVDYRLDSPGQAAEVIRQMESMKLDSGLVICNPIPKEFEIPAERLEPVIEQSISLARQKGISGKRVTPFLLRQLHQNKELNLVEANMALIRNNVRLAAQIACAL, encoded by the coding sequence ATGCCAGAGCATTGTCTTGTGCATCCAGAGGTGGCTGGCGCCTTAGCATCAGGAACACCAGTGGTTGCCCTGGAGTCTTCTCTGATTACCAATGGGTTTGGAGCTCCGGCCAATCTGGCCATTGCCAGAGAGCAGGAGCAGATCCTGCGTGATGCAGGGGTTCAGCCTGCCACCACCGCTGTGATTCGAGGCAGAATAAAGGTGGGTCTTATGGATGAAGAGCTGGAGTTTCTGGCTTCAGGGGATGCTTCCATTCACAAAGCCAGCCGACGTGATCTGGCTTACCTCCAGGCTTCTGCCTTATCCACTGGAACAGCTTTATCCGGTGGAACGACGCTTGCCGCTTCGATGCTGATCGCATCAATGTGCGGCATCAGAATTCTGGCTACGGGTGGTATTGGCGGTGTGCATCGTTACGCGGCACAGTCATTTGATATTTCTGCGGATCTTGTAGAGCTTGGTAGAACCCCTGTGGCTGTGGTGTGTGCCGGTGCTAAGTCGATTCTTGATATTCCCGGGACGCTGGAATATCTGGAAACCATGGGTGTTCCCGTGCTCGGCTACCAAACCGGGACAGTGCCGGCATTTTATTCATCAGACTCCGGGTGTTTTGTTGACTATCGTCTTGATAGTCCCGGTCAGGCTGCAGAGGTTATCAGACAGATGGAAAGTATGAAGCTCGATTCCGGGTTAGTGATCTGTAATCCTATCCCAAAGGAATTCGAGATTCCTGCTGAACGGCTTGAGCCCGTTATAGAACAGTCAATCAGTCTGGCCAGGCAAAAAGGTATTTCAGGTAAGCGGGTGACGCCTTTTCTGTTGAGGCAGTTGCATCAAAATAAAGAGCTGAATCTGGTAGAGGCAAATATGGCGTTGATCAGAAACAATGTCCGGCTGGCGGCGCAGATAGCTTGTGCGCTGTGA
- the fabB gene encoding beta-ketoacyl-ACP synthase I, giving the protein MKRVVITGIGITSCLGNTQDTVADSLKQGRSGIRFNESYAEQGFRSQVSGSVDIDLSEHIDRKTVRFMGSAAAYAYIAMKQAIEDAGLAEDLVSNPRTGLIAASGGASSENIVESADIMRSKGVKRVGPYRVTRTMGSTVSACLATPFKIKGVNYSITSACATSAHCIGNALEQIQLGKQDIVFAGGGEEEHWTQTGLFDAMGALSTKYNDTPDQASRAYDADRDGFVIAGGGGMVVVEELEHALARGAKIYAEIVGYGATSDGYDMVAPSGEGAIRCMKMALETVDGPVDYINTHGTSTPVGDVAELKALKEVFGNDMPTISSTKSLSGHSLGAAGVQEAIYCLLMMKHDFITASANVETVDPEAEGLPILVGGSKEQKLNRILSNSFGFGGTNACLVMQRYDS; this is encoded by the coding sequence ATGAAACGAGTTGTAATTACAGGGATCGGCATCACTTCCTGCCTGGGTAACACTCAGGACACAGTGGCCGACTCTCTCAAGCAGGGACGTTCCGGAATTCGCTTCAACGAAAGTTATGCCGAGCAGGGATTCCGCAGTCAGGTATCTGGCAGTGTTGACATTGACCTGAGCGAACACATTGACCGTAAAACCGTTCGCTTTATGGGTAGCGCCGCTGCCTATGCCTACATCGCCATGAAACAGGCGATTGAAGACGCTGGTCTGGCCGAAGACCTGGTCTCTAACCCACGAACCGGTCTGATTGCAGCCTCCGGCGGAGCTTCTTCCGAAAACATCGTTGAGTCTGCCGACATCATGCGCAGTAAAGGCGTTAAGCGTGTTGGCCCATACCGTGTGACCCGCACCATGGGCAGTACCGTTTCAGCCTGCCTGGCAACACCGTTCAAGATTAAGGGTGTTAACTACTCCATTACATCTGCCTGTGCCACCAGCGCACACTGTATTGGCAACGCGCTAGAACAGATTCAACTGGGCAAACAGGATATTGTCTTTGCCGGTGGCGGTGAAGAAGAACACTGGACCCAGACCGGCCTGTTTGACGCCATGGGCGCTCTGAGTACCAAATACAATGACACACCAGACCAGGCTTCCCGGGCTTACGATGCGGACCGTGATGGCTTTGTTATTGCAGGCGGTGGCGGCATGGTTGTTGTCGAAGAACTGGAGCACGCCCTGGCACGGGGCGCTAAAATCTACGCAGAAATCGTAGGTTACGGTGCCACCTCTGATGGTTATGACATGGTTGCCCCATCCGGTGAAGGCGCTATTCGCTGCATGAAGATGGCACTGGAAACCGTTGACGGTCCTGTTGACTACATCAACACCCACGGTACCTCAACACCTGTGGGCGACGTTGCTGAGCTGAAAGCGCTGAAAGAAGTGTTTGGCAATGATATGCCAACCATCAGTTCCACCAAGTCCCTGTCTGGTCACTCCCTGGGGGCAGCTGGTGTTCAGGAAGCCATTTACTGCCTGCTGATGATGAAGCACGACTTTATCACCGCCTCAGCTAATGTTGAGACTGTCGATCCGGAAGCTGAAGGTCTGCCTATTCTGGTGGGAGGCTCTAAAGAGCAAAAGCTGAACCGCATCCTGTCTAACAGCTTCGGCTTCGGTGGTACAAACGCTTGCCTGGTGATGCAGCGCTACGATAGCTGA